In Drosophila nasuta strain 15112-1781.00 chromosome 2R, ASM2355853v1, whole genome shotgun sequence, a single genomic region encodes these proteins:
- the LOC132784970 gene encoding protein BCCIP homolog — protein sequence MSANKRKNLNTMEVDPNDEDSSSSDDDDDGEQHPDAYRGNEEVQIDFEGRAPVDPDSQGISQLLQRLFLRAHINCNQMADLLIAQNYVGSVICQCEDDGAESETDDDNMVEDGTIFGITSVLNLSAKKDQPSIKQLRTYLLERSKAHATEQVQQQLSELLDNEQRDVGLLINERFINIPAQISVPLLQNLQQEIDAAKAKKMKFKFGTLLLLVKLYRKEAKKGKPAEDHYTNAEDELLSERAKFSFEYSVASECDSGMSGDWLEGDAVMTPYRKLLALDANKLPQLIKDVQSYINGE from the exons atgtcGGCCAATAAGCGCAAGAACCTGAACACTATGGAAGTAGATCCAAATGACGAAGACTCCAGCTCGagtgacgatgatgatgatggcgaaCAGCATCCAGATGCCTACAGAGGCAACGag GAGGTGCAAATAGATTTTGAAGGACGTGCCCCAGTTGATCCTGATTCTCAGGGCATCTCACAGCTGCTACAGCGACTCTTCCTGCGTGCACACATCAATTGCAACCAGATGGCGGATTTGCTTATAG ctCAAAACTATGTTGGCAGCGTGATTTGCCAGTGCGAGGATGATGGCGCCGAAAGCGAAACTGACGACGACAACATGGTGGAGGATGGCACAATCTTTGGCATCACTTCAGTGCTAAATCTTTCGGCTAAAAAGGATCAACCGAGCATCAAACAGTTGCGCACTTATTTGCTGGAACGCTCCAAGGCGCATGCCACAGAGCaagtgcagcaacagctgagCGAACTACTGGACAACGAGCAACGTGATGTTGGACTGCTGATCAACGAACGCTTTATCAACATTCCAGCACAGATCTCGGTGCCGCTCTTGCAGAATCTGCAACAGGAAATCGATGCAGCCAAGGCCAAGAAAATGAAGTTTAAGTTTggcacgttgttgttgctggtgaaATTGTATCGCAAGGAAGCCAAAAAGGGCAAACCAGCCGAGGATCATTATACGAATGCCGAGGACGAGCTGCTGTCGGAGCGTGCTAAATTCAGTTTTGAGTATTCGGTGGCCTCCGAATGCGATTCTGGTATGTCAGGCGATTGGCTGGAAGGCGATGCCGTGATGACGCCGTATAGAAAGCTTTTGGCACTGGATGCCAATAAATTGCCGCAGCTAATTAAGGATGTACAAAGCTATATCAATGGAGAATAA
- the LOC132784969 gene encoding putative aminopeptidase W07G4.4: protein MSRLDKLLPCSVRLSKILAQSGAHDVLCVIDRCVPPELADTFEEHRSFDKQFDKVISCFKSPHLNLPVIYAPVSELTDYADVRCYQKAAKQSLERAIKSGFKSPMLLVPQSKRFSHAELCTVLGALEELYVPIQLREDVPNKKQRISSLSLMIDSPNAEDIVKEALVLESGRFIARDIGVGDPERMAPPRVEAYVKPLFDKLKIKVIDDVNEINREYPLFGAVNRAANKVERHQGRIIYLEYTPPNPARKTLMLVGKGVTYDTGGADIKAGGVMAGMSRDKCGAAAVAGFMQVVAEQQPKDIRVIGALCLVRNSVGEECYVADEIITSRAGVRVRVGNTDAEGRMCMADALCRMKELVVEEDIQNPHIFSIATLTGHAFISAGQGQSIIVDNSVAAQADHARKLQAAGQVYGEPFEVSVLRQCDFDFNAGKALGEDVVQCNNLPSGRTQRGHQVPAAFMIQATGLDKHGLDSRKPIRYTHLDIAGSAGEMPDMPTAAPIVALVKTHLID from the exons ATGAGTCGACTCGATAA aTTACTGCCTTGCTCGGTCAGGTTGTCCAAGATTCTCGCCCAATCTGGTGCTCATGATGTGCTCTGCGTTATTGATCGATGTGTGCCACCAGAGCTGGCCGATACCTTTGAGGAGCATCGCAGCTTCGACAAGCAATTCGATAAAGTCATCTCTTGCTTCAAGTCGCCACACCTCAATCTGCCAGTGATCTATGCTCCCGTGTCGGAATTAACCGACTACGCTGATGTGCGTTGCTATCAGAAGGCAGCAAAGCAATCGCTGGAACGCGCGATTAAG TCCGGTTTTAAATCTCCCATGCTGCTGGTGCCACAAAGCAAGCGTTTCAGCCATGCCGAGCTCTGCACCGTGCTGGGCGCACTCGAGGAACTCTATGTG CCCATTCAATTGCGCGAAGATGTGCCCAACAAGAAGCAACGTATCTCTTCGCTTTCATTGATGATCGATAGCCCCAATGCCGAGGACATCGTGAAGGAAGCTTTGGTATTGGAGTCGGGTCGCTTTATTGCACGCGACATTGGCGTCGGAGATCCCGAGCGCATGGCGCCTCCCCGAGTGGAAGCTTATGTGAAGCCTCTGTTCGATAAGCTGAAGATCAAGGTGATCGACGATGTGAACGAGATCAATCGCGAGTATCCGCTCTTTGGCGCGGTCAATCGTGCGGCCAACAAGGTGGAGCGTCATCAGGGTCGCATCATCTATCTAGAGTACACGCCACCCAATCCGGCGCGCAAAACCCTCATGCTGGTGGGCAAGGGTGTCACCTATGACACTGGTGGCGCCGACATCAAGGCCGGCGGTGTTATGGCTGGCATGTCGCGCGACAAATGCGGTGCCGCTGCCGTCGCTGGCTTCATGCAGGTGGTTGCTGAGCAGCAGCCCAAGGATATTCGCGTTATTGGCGCCCTGTGCCTGGTGCGCAACTCTGTCGGCGAGGAGTGCTATGTGGCGGATGAGATCATCACCTCACGCGCTGGCGTGCGTGTGCGTGTTGGCAACACTGATGCCGAGGGACGCATGTGCATGGCGGATGCGCTGTGCCGCATGAAGGAGCTGGTGGTGGAGGAGGACATTCAGAATCCGCACATCTTCAGCATTGCCACGCTGACGGGACACGCCTTCATCTCGGCCGGCCAAGGACAATCGATCATTGTGGACAACAGCGTGGCCGCCCAGGCGGATCATGCCCGCAAATTGCAGGCAGCTGGTCAAGTCTACGGCGAACCTTTCGAGGTCTCAGTGTTGCGTCAAtgcgacttcgacttcaaTGCTGGCAAAGCGCTGGGCGAAGACGTTGTGCAGTGCAACAATTTGCCATCGGGTCGCACTCAGCGTGGTCATCAAGTGCCTGCGGCATTTATGATCCAGGCCACGGGTCTGGATAAGCACGGTTTGGACTCGCGCAAGCCCATCAGATATACGCATCTGGATATCGCTGGCAGTGCTGGCGAGATGCCCGATATGCCCACAGCAGCGCCCATTGTTGCCTTGGTCAAGACCCATTTGATCGATTAG
- the LOC132784654 gene encoding protein Abitram, with translation MATIDAQTLPTTAQEDPLEPYYFQHEEQKICGEFVKPITDNYDENYPSVVDRFFTRYYYLKGGAAYQVLYHSNRICLICLAPSHPAYSEGIESVSYDVGNVDRSQNVVKGKAKKGGMILQAETTLALLKTNAGNTYKIPSCIRGKLVEVNTALVADPKMLERVAEGAGYFGILLPKIDNCDGIKASLLTQEQYEERLKNVKAEVKTET, from the coding sequence ATGGCAACAATCGATGCACAAACGTTGCCCACCACAGCGCAAGAGGATCCCTTGGAGCCGTACTATTTTCAACACGAAGAGCAGAAGATCTGTGGTGAATTTGTGAAACCGATTACCGATAACTATGACGAAAACTATCCTAGCGTGGTGGATCGCTTCTTTACACGTTATTACTATTTAAAAGGTGGTGCCGCTTACCAAGTGCTTTACCACTCCAATCGCATTTGCCTCATTTGCTTGGCTCCTTCACATCCTGCGTATTCCGAGGGCATTGAGTCGGTTAGCTACGATGTGGGCAACGTAGATCGCAGCCAAAATGTGGTCAAGGGCAAGGCCAAAAAAGGCGGAATGATTTTACAAGCGGAGACAACGCTAGCGCTGCTCAAGACAAATGCAGGGAATACTTACAAGATACCCAGCTGCATTCGCGGCAAGTTGGTGGAGGTGAACACAGCTCTCGTTGCGGATCCTAAGATGCTGGAACGAGTTGCCGAGGGAGCTGGCTACTTTGGCATATTGCTGCCCAAGATAGACAATTGTGATGGCATTAAGGCCAGTCTGTTGACACAGGAGCAATACGAGGAACGCTTGAAGAATGTGAAAGCCGAGGTGAAGACAGAGACATAG
- the LOC132784655 gene encoding COX assembly mitochondrial protein 2 homolog has protein sequence MHTDLSAHLHSVECNKLIEELKACHDNHGFGKFIGICNSIDDQVIKCLKAERVARSAANRAKARERQSRYKEKLLREEAN, from the exons ATGCACACCGATTTGTCGGCTCATTTGCATAGCGTGGAGTGCAACAAACTAATTGAAGAACTGAAAGCCTGCCACGACAAT CACGGTTTTGGCAAGTTCATCGGCATTTGTAACTCAATCGACGATCAAGTCATAAAGTGCTTAAAAGCGGAACGTGTGGCTCGCTCAGCGGCGAATCGTGCCAAGGCTCGAGAGCGTCAGTCCAGGTATAAAGAGAAATTATTACGAGAAGAAGCCAACTAA